GCCTGCAGGCCGCTGTCGCCATCGATCGCGAGCAGGCCGAGGCTGCGCAGCGGACGCGCCAGCGTGGACGGGTTGGAGGTCAGTCGTGCCAGTCCGTCGGAGAAGGCCAGCGTGCGTTCGCGGTCCTCCTGGCGCCGTTGCGCATAGGTTTCCAGCACCGACGGCGCACCGGCATCTCCGCGATGGGCGGCAATCGCCTCGGCCAGCACCAGCGCATCGCGCAGGCCGAGGTTGAAGCCCTGCGCGCCGATCGGATGCAGGGTCTGCGCGGCGTTGCCGACCAGCGCGGCGCGCGGGGCGACGGTCGCCCTGGCCACCACGCGCTGCAGCGGATAGGCGCTCCGCGCGCCGACCTCGAGCAGGCGCCCGGCACGCCAGCCGAGCACGTCCTGCACGCGCGCCAGGAAGGCGCGGTCGTCGAGCGCGAGCACCGCATCGGCCTCGTCGGCCGCCACGCCGTGAACCAGCCCGTAGTGGCCATCACCACGCGGCAGCAGCGCGGTCGGGCCGTGGTCGGTCAGGCGTTCCCACGCGGTCCCGTGCGGTGCCCGCGCGGCGCGCACGCGTGCAACCAGCAGGGTCTGCCGGTAATCGTGCTGGTCGACGCCGATGCCCAGTGCGTCGCGCACGCCGCTGCGGGTGCCGTCGGCGCCGACCAGCAGCCGCGCATGCAGCGTGCATTCGCCATCGTCGGCCTCGATGCGGACCGCACAGCCGTCGGCGTCGGCACGTGCGCCGAGGAACCGCGCCGGCCGGTAACGCTGCAGCCGCGGCAGCGTCGCCAGGCGGGCCTCCAGCGCCTCGCCGAAATCACGCGCCACCACCACCTGCCCGAACGCCTGCCGCCCGTAGTCACCGGCACGCATCCGCACGCGGCCGAAGTCGCCCTTGCGGCTTGCATGGATCTCGCGGATCGGCCCGGTCGGTGCGCGCAGGTGGCGCATCACGTCCAGCGCGGTGAGCGCGTTGACGGTGGCATCGGCGAGGCTGAGGTTACGCTGGTCGAACACCGCCGGCAGCGACCCGGGTGGTGCCAGTTCGACCAGGCCGACATCGAGATCGAGCCGGTCCAGGGCGATGGCGAGGCTGGCGCCGACCAGGCCGCCCCCCACCACCAGGACATCGTGGGATGCATTCATGCGCGGATGATACGGATTCGCCCGCGACCACGGCGACGCGAAGCCGCGGTCGCGCCTGCTCGGCTAGAATGCGCAGCTGAACCACGGGAGCCGCCGATGAACGTCACCACCCGCCCCATCCAGATCTTCGCCGTGCTCGCCCTCGCGCTGGCCGCCACCCGCGTCCACCACTTCGCGGCGGTACCCGATGCGTCGTGGGCGGTGTTCTTCCTTGGCGGCGTGTACCTGCGCGCGCAGGCACGCTGGGCGTTCCCGGTGCTGATGGCGCTGGCCATCGCGGTCGACGCCGCGGTCATCGCCGGCCAGGGCCTGAGCTTCTGGACCCATTACTGCGTGTCGCCGGCGTACTGGTGCCTGCTCGGCGCCTACTTCGTGCTGTGGACCGGTGGTGCCTGGGTCGCGCGCCGCCCGCTGCAGCTTGATCTGGCGACCGGTCGCCGCGTCGCGCTTGCGGTGATCGTCGCCGCCGCCGCGTGCCAGCTGGTCGCGCAGGGCAGCTTCTACTGGATCAGCGCCAGCGTCGCCGAGCCGACCCTGGCCGGCTGGTGGAAGAACTACAGCGACTGGCTGCCGGCCTACATGGGCACGATGGCCCTGTACGTGGCCATCGCCGCGGTCGTGCATGCGGTGGCCCTGCAGCTGGCGCCCGCCGCCTCGCTGCACGACGACCGCGCCGCCTGAGCCGGCCACGTCGATGGGCAACCGCCTTTCGAAGATCTACACCCGCACCGGTGACGACGGCACCACCGGGCTGGGCGATGGCAGCCGCACGCGCAAGGATTCGGCGCGCGTCAACGCCTACGGAACCGTCGACGAGGCCAATTCGGCGATCGGCCTGCTGCTGGCCTGCGAACTCCCCGAAGACGTGCGCGACCTGCTCACCGCGATCCAGCACCAACTGTTCGATCTCGGTGGCGAGCTGTGCATCCCCGGCCACGCGGCGATCGTCGACGACGACATCGCGCGGCTGGAAGCGCATCTGGATCACCACAACGCGGACCTGCCGGCGCTGAAGGATTTCATCCTCCCCGGTGGCGGCGAGCCGGCCGCGCGCTGCCATCTTGCGCGCACCATCGTGCGCCGCGCCGAGCGCGAGACGGTCACGCTGTCGTGTACCGAAGCCGTGCGCCCGCAGGCGGTGCGTTATCTCAACCGCCTGTCGGACCTGCTGTTCGTGCTCGCGCGCGTGCTCGCACGTGCCAGCGGCCACGGCGAAGTCCTGTGGCGGCACGAACGCCGCGCACGGTGAACCCGGCGGTCTTTACGCACGCCGCCTGCCTCGGCCACGACACCGGCCCGGGCCATCCCGAGTCATCGCAACGCCTGGGGGCGGTCGTCCAGGCATTGCGCGACGCGCTGCCCGACCTCGACTGGCGCGAAGCGCCCCGCGCCAGCCGTGGCCAGCTGCTGCGCGTGCATGACGAGCAGCTGCTGGAGGCGATCCTCGAACGGGCGCCGGCCACGCAGGTGCATCTGGACCCCGACACCGTACTGTCGCCTGTCTCCGGCGAGGCCGCGTTGCGCGCTGCCGGCGCCGGCGTGGCCGCGGTGGATGCGGTCATGCAGGGCAATGTGGTGACGGCGTTCTGCGCGGTGCGCCCGCCGGGCCACCATGCCACCGGCGGCCAGGCGATGGGGTTCTGCCTGTTCAACAACGTGGCGGTGGCCGCCGCGCATGCGATCGACCAGCACGGCCTCACGCGGGTGGCGATCGTCGACTTCGACGTCCACCACGGCAATGGCACCCAGGCCATCTTCGAGGCCGATGCGCGCGTGCTCTACATGAGTTCGCACCAGATCGGGCTGTTCCCGCACAGCGGTGGCCGGCGCGAGCGCGGCGTGGGCAACATCGTCAACATGCCGCTGCCACCCGGCACCGGCAGCCGGATGTTCCAGGAGGCGTGGGTGGAGCGCATGCTGCCCGAGCTGGAAGCGTTCCGCCCGCAACTGGTGCTGGTGTCGGCGGGCTTCGATGCGCACTGGCGTGATCCGCTGGCGCAGATGGAGCTTTCCGCCGATGACTTCGCCTGGCTGACCGGCGAACTCCGCGCGATCGCCAGCCAGCACGCCGCCGGGCGCGTGGTCTCGACGCTCGAGGGCGGCTACGACCTGCAGGCACTGCGCGAGTGCGCGGTCGCCCACGTGCGCGCCTTGCGCGACGTCCCACGCTGACACCACGTTCAGCTGCGTCGACGCGGCGCTGTGCGCCTTCCCACCCAGGATTGCTCGCGTTGCCGCTGCGCATGGGATGCGGCATTCTGGCGGCCGTTTGTCCCCCGGATTTCCCGCGTGCGCCCAGCCCTCCGACTGCTGCCCCTGCCGTTGTGCATCGCGTTCTCGCTCAGCGCCATGGCCGCCGAAGAGCGCCCCGAGGACTGGCGGCTGTGCCCGCTCGAGGATGCGGTACCGGTGTTCCCGGATGCACCGCCGCCGATCGGCAGTTCCGCCGACCGCGAGGACATGCCCACCGAGATCGGCGGCGACGCATTGTCGGGCGTGTACGGCGAGGAGACCCGGCTGCGCGGCAATGCGACGCTGCAACGTGGCGACCAGTTCCTGGCCACCGACAGCCTCGACTTCAACCAGGAGACCGGGCAGTACGTCGCCGAAGGCAGCGTGCGCTACCAGGATTCGGGCATGCGCATCGTCGCCGAGCGCCTGCACGGCAACCAGGGCACGGACACCCACGAGATCGAGAACGTCCGCTACCAGCTCATCGAGCGGCGCGGCAATGGCGGCGCCGACCGTGCCGAGCTGGTCGGCGACGTGGGCTCGCTGTACGGCTCGACCTATTCGACGTGCCCGCCGGGCGACCGCCACTGGGAGCTGCGCGCGCGGCAGATCGATGTCGACATCGAAAGCGGCTGGGGCACCGCGCGCGGCGCCTCGCTGCACCTGGGCCGGTTCCCGATCCTGTACATGCCGTACTTCAAGTTCCCGGTCGACGACCGCCGCCAGACCGGCCTGCTGTACCCGGCGATCGGTTACTCCGGCCGCAACGGCTTCGACTACGCACAGCCGATCTACCTCAACCTCGCGCCGAACTACGACATGACGCTGGAGCCGCGCTACATGGCGCGCCGCGGCGTCATGCTCGGCACCGAATTCCGCTACCTCACCCGGAACGGCGGCGGCCTGCTGAACGTCGAATACCTGCCGTCGGACAAGCTCACCGAGCGTGACCGCCAGCGCGAGATCGACGAGGGCATTCCGGAGGAGAACCGCCGCGAGGACGACCGCGGCATGTTCCACCACTCCAACAGCCACCGCTTCAACGGCACCTGGCACACCTCGACCAACCTCAACTGGATCAGCGACCCGCGCTACCTCGAGGACATGAGCAACAGCCTCACCTCGCAGTCGCCGGTGAACCTCACCAGCAGCACCGGCATCTTCGGCCGCGGGCGCTACTGGGACGCCGGCCTGATGGCCGACTACAACCTGCTGTCCGACTACACGCTGCCTGAGGCCGTCCTGCCCTACAACCGGCTGCCGCGCCTGTTCGGCAACTGGGAACAGCCGGTGATGCCGTGGCTGGTCGCCGGCCTCAGCACCGACGCCACGCGCTTCGAGCACACCAGCGATGGCCGACCCGGCGGCAGCCGCTTCGACGCGAAGCCCTTCGTGTCCGTGCCGCTCGAAGGCGCGGCGTGGTTCGTGCGGCCGACGCTTGCCTATCGCTACACGCGGTACCAGCTCGACCAGGAGCTCGCCGACCAGATCGGCGCACGCCTCGGCCAGCCGGCCGAGCGCGCGCCCAGCCGCAGCCTGCCCATCGCCAGCGTCGATGCCGGCCTGTTCTTCGACCGCCAGACGATGTTCCGTGGCGACAGCTATGTGCAGACGCTCGAGCCGCGGCTGTTCTACCTGCGCACGCCCTACCGCAACCAGGACAACCTGCCGGTCTTCGACACCGGCTCGATGACCTTCAGCTGGGGCCAGCTGTTCCGCGACAACCGCTTCTCCGGCGCCGACCGCCAGGCCGATGCCAACCAGATGACGGTGGCACTGACCACGCGCCTGATCCGCGAGTCCGACGGGCTGGAGAAGCTGTCGGCCAGCATCGGCCAGATCCGCTACTTCGACGACCTGCGGGTGTGGCTGGATCCGGGCACGCCGCCGGTGGAATCGGGCGAGTCGTCGTGGGTGGCCGAAGGTGCGTATGCCATCAACGACCGCTGGAACCTCAACGCGAGTTACCAGTGGGATCCGCGCGACCGCCGCGACGACCTGGTCAGCATCCGCTCGCGGTACCTGATCGGCGACGACGGCATCGTCAATCTCGGCTACCGCTACCGTCGCGACCTGCTCGAGCAGGCGGACTTTTCCTTCCTGTACCCGATCAACGCCTCCTGGAGCGTGGTCGGCCGCTATTACTACTCGCTGCAGGACCGCCAGCTGCTGGAAGGCATCGCCGGCCTGCAGTGGGACAGCTGCTGCGTGACCGTGCGCCTGGTGGGCCGTCGCTACGTGCGCAACCGCCTCGGCGAGATGAACGACGCCATCCAGCTGGAAGTTGAACTGAAGGGGCTGAGTTCGCTTGGCGCCAACACGGAGGACCGTTTACGCCGTGCTATTCTCGGCTATTACCGAGACGACCTCTATCTCGTCCCGCCGTCCGACCTGATCGGCGAGCCTGTCGAAACCGACCCCCTGCCATGAACAAGACCCTCCTGTCCCTGCTGGCGGCTGCACTGCTGGCTGCTTCCCCCATCCACGCGCAGGACATCGTGCCGCTCGAGCGCATCGCCGCCGTGGTGGACGAGGACGTCATCCTGCAGAGCGAACTCGACCGCGCGGTCGCCAACGTGCTCGCGCAGTACGCGGGCCGCAGCGACCAGCTGCCGCCGCGCGAGATCCTCGAGCGCCAGGTGCTGGAGCGGCTGGTGCTGGTGCGCCTGCAGACGGCCCGCGCCGGCCAGATGGGCGTGCGCGTCAGCGATGCCGAAGTGGACGGTGCGGTCGGCATGATCGCGCAGCAGAACGGCTTCACGCCCGACCAGTTGCGCCAGCAGCTCGCTGCCGACGGACTGTCGTTCGACGAGTTCCGCAGCTCGCTGCGCGAGGAACTGATGGTGCAGCGACTGCGCCAGCGCTTCGCGCAGACCCGCATCGTGGTCAGCGATGCCGAGGTCGACGCGGCGCTCGCCGGCGATGCGGTCAACCGCCAGTACCAGCTCGCGCACATCCTGGTCGCACTGCCCGATGGTGCGACGCCCGAGCAGATCACCACCGCCGAGGAAAAGATCGAGGGCATCAAGGCCCTCGTCGAGCGCGGCGAGATGGCGTTCCAGGCCGCGGCGGTCCGCTATTCCGACAGCCCCAACGCGCTCGAGGGCGGCAGCCTGGGCTGGCGCTCGCTCGACGAGATTCCCACCGCCTTCTCCGGCGCCGTGCAGTCGATGCAGCCCGGCGAGGTCCTCGGCCCGATGCGCGGCCCCAGCGGCTTCCAGCTGCTGCAGCTGGTGGAAGTGCGCGATGCGCAGAACGCCGGCAGCGTCACCCAGTACCAGGCGCGCCACATCCTGATCCGCAGCGGCGGTGACGTCAGCGACGAGCAGGCCCGCGCCCGCGCGCAGACCCTGCGTGCACGTGCTGCGGGTGGCGCCGACTTCGCCGAACTGGCCCGCGAGAACACCGACGATCCGTCCTCGCGCGAGCGTGGTGGCGACCTTGGCTGGTTCACCATCGACCAGTTCGGCCCGGACTTCGGCGCCCAGGTGGCCGGCATCGAGGACGGCGCGATCAGCGAGCCGTTCAAGACCCAGGCCGGCTGGCACATCGTGCAGCGCGTAGGCACCCGCCAGGCGGCGGCGGATAACGACAACCGTCGCGCCCAGGTGCGCGAGGCCATCGGCCAGCGCAAGCTGGAAGACGAGTGGAACCGCTTCCTGCGCGAGATCCGCGGCGAAGCCTATGTGGACGTGCGCAGCGCCGCCGCGCCGGCAGGCACCGGCGGCTGAGCATGCGACGTCCCCGGCTCGCGCTGGTCCCGGGTGAACCGGCCGGCGTCGGGCCGGAGCTGTGCATCGCGGCACTGGCCCGCGACTGGGATGCCGATCTTGTCGTCTATGGCGATGGCGATACCCTGCGCCGCGCGGCCGACACAACCGGCCAGCCGATTCCCCGCCTGATCCCCCACGACGCGCCGGCCGACGCTCCGGGCGTGCGCCTGGTCGAATGTCGCAATGCACGGCCCGCCCGCTTCGGCGAGCCCGATCCGGCCAACGCGACGGCGGTGATCGGCGCCCTGACCGCGGCGGCCGATGCCTGCCGGTCCGGCGCCTGCGACGGCCTCGTCACC
This portion of the Luteimonas yindakuii genome encodes:
- the ubiH gene encoding 2-octaprenyl-6-methoxyphenyl hydroxylase, whose protein sequence is MNASHDVLVVGGGLVGASLAIALDRLDLDVGLVELAPPGSLPAVFDQRNLSLADATVNALTALDVMRHLRAPTGPIREIHASRKGDFGRVRMRAGDYGRQAFGQVVVARDFGEALEARLATLPRLQRYRPARFLGARADADGCAVRIEADDGECTLHARLLVGADGTRSGVRDALGIGVDQHDYRQTLLVARVRAARAPHGTAWERLTDHGPTALLPRGDGHYGLVHGVAADEADAVLALDDRAFLARVQDVLGWRAGRLLEVGARSAYPLQRVVARATVAPRAALVGNAAQTLHPIGAQGFNLGLRDALVLAEAIAAHRGDAGAPSVLETYAQRRQEDRERTLAFSDGLARLTSNPSTLARPLRSLGLLAIDGDSGLQARLAGGAMGYRGDVPALCRRSLP
- a CDS encoding cob(I)yrinic acid a,c-diamide adenosyltransferase; protein product: MGNRLSKIYTRTGDDGTTGLGDGSRTRKDSARVNAYGTVDEANSAIGLLLACELPEDVRDLLTAIQHQLFDLGGELCIPGHAAIVDDDIARLEAHLDHHNADLPALKDFILPGGGEPAARCHLARTIVRRAERETVTLSCTEAVRPQAVRYLNRLSDLLFVLARVLARASGHGEVLWRHERRAR
- a CDS encoding histone deacetylase family protein is translated as MNPAVFTHAACLGHDTGPGHPESSQRLGAVVQALRDALPDLDWREAPRASRGQLLRVHDEQLLEAILERAPATQVHLDPDTVLSPVSGEAALRAAGAGVAAVDAVMQGNVVTAFCAVRPPGHHATGGQAMGFCLFNNVAVAAAHAIDQHGLTRVAIVDFDVHHGNGTQAIFEADARVLYMSSHQIGLFPHSGGRRERGVGNIVNMPLPPGTGSRMFQEAWVERMLPELEAFRPQLVLVSAGFDAHWRDPLAQMELSADDFAWLTGELRAIASQHAAGRVVSTLEGGYDLQALRECAVAHVRALRDVPR
- the lptD gene encoding LPS assembly protein LptD gives rise to the protein MRPALRLLPLPLCIAFSLSAMAAEERPEDWRLCPLEDAVPVFPDAPPPIGSSADREDMPTEIGGDALSGVYGEETRLRGNATLQRGDQFLATDSLDFNQETGQYVAEGSVRYQDSGMRIVAERLHGNQGTDTHEIENVRYQLIERRGNGGADRAELVGDVGSLYGSTYSTCPPGDRHWELRARQIDVDIESGWGTARGASLHLGRFPILYMPYFKFPVDDRRQTGLLYPAIGYSGRNGFDYAQPIYLNLAPNYDMTLEPRYMARRGVMLGTEFRYLTRNGGGLLNVEYLPSDKLTERDRQREIDEGIPEENRREDDRGMFHHSNSHRFNGTWHTSTNLNWISDPRYLEDMSNSLTSQSPVNLTSSTGIFGRGRYWDAGLMADYNLLSDYTLPEAVLPYNRLPRLFGNWEQPVMPWLVAGLSTDATRFEHTSDGRPGGSRFDAKPFVSVPLEGAAWFVRPTLAYRYTRYQLDQELADQIGARLGQPAERAPSRSLPIASVDAGLFFDRQTMFRGDSYVQTLEPRLFYLRTPYRNQDNLPVFDTGSMTFSWGQLFRDNRFSGADRQADANQMTVALTTRLIRESDGLEKLSASIGQIRYFDDLRVWLDPGTPPVESGESSWVAEGAYAINDRWNLNASYQWDPRDRRDDLVSIRSRYLIGDDGIVNLGYRYRRDLLEQADFSFLYPINASWSVVGRYYYSLQDRQLLEGIAGLQWDSCCVTVRLVGRRYVRNRLGEMNDAIQLEVELKGLSSLGANTEDRLRRAILGYYRDDLYLVPPSDLIGEPVETDPLP
- a CDS encoding peptidylprolyl isomerase, giving the protein MNKTLLSLLAAALLAASPIHAQDIVPLERIAAVVDEDVILQSELDRAVANVLAQYAGRSDQLPPREILERQVLERLVLVRLQTARAGQMGVRVSDAEVDGAVGMIAQQNGFTPDQLRQQLAADGLSFDEFRSSLREELMVQRLRQRFAQTRIVVSDAEVDAALAGDAVNRQYQLAHILVALPDGATPEQITTAEEKIEGIKALVERGEMAFQAAAVRYSDSPNALEGGSLGWRSLDEIPTAFSGAVQSMQPGEVLGPMRGPSGFQLLQLVEVRDAQNAGSVTQYQARHILIRSGGDVSDEQARARAQTLRARAAGGADFAELARENTDDPSSRERGGDLGWFTIDQFGPDFGAQVAGIEDGAISEPFKTQAGWHIVQRVGTRQAAADNDNRRAQVREAIGQRKLEDEWNRFLREIRGEAYVDVRSAAAPAGTGG